Within the Acidobacteriota bacterium genome, the region CACCGAGTTGCAGACATCGAACCGTGTTTGCCAAACTCCTCATCTCTTCTCGGCGATGGATTAACTCCGAGAACTATCTGGTTTTTGCTGTATCATCCGCGGTCTCGATGACAAAGCCGAATTGAAAGCTATTGGTGTTTGCGAAGACCGGCGGGAGGCTTCCACGCTTGTAACTAAGCTTGAACCCTAATCTTCCGGTTGGCGTATCTGACAGGTAGAACTTAAGGTCGGTCTGGAACCAGGGCTTGTGTCCCTTGTCCGTCATAACATTCAATTTGGTCATCTCATCGAACTTCACTTCGGACAGGAAGAGGTATCTATCGACACCCCGAATATCTGCCTCAACACGCTTGAAAGGAAAACGGGTCTCTGGGTCGCTGTAGAAGAACGTCAGCGCGCCGCCGAACTTGGATCGCGCGATGTAGTTTACATCTTGCAGTTCCTGCATTTGTTGCGGACTGCCCGCCTGCTGCGCATCATTCCCTGTATTCAGGTTCTTTCCGCCCTCCATGCCTCCTAAGAACCGCAGCTTCCAAAAGCCCTTCTTTGAACCCAAAAGGGTTTTGGTGCGCGAGACTAGCTGGATTGTGGCATCACCTACGAAGTTGGTCACCTCGAGATCCATTGCCTGGCCTTCAAGATTGCTCGCAACGTCCAATAACACGGCGCCCCACAACTGGGCCTGTCGCTGTTTAGTCAATTCATCGACTTTGATTTTGGCCTCTTCGATTTGCTGAGGTGTGCTGGCGGGGTTTCGGATAATCGCAAGCTGTTCCCTGGTTTGATCAGCCCCCTTCGCCCCAATTAGAAAACTAGAGCGATAGGTAATACCGCTCTGGAAGTACTTAGGATCGGCATTATCGGCCGTAGTCTTGTCCAGGTGCATCGCAACGGTCAGGCCTGGCACACCCAGATCATTACTGTTCAAATGTATTTCCGCACCGCCCTGAGCGTCGTTCCCCTCGCCCTTGGCAGCAAACCCACTCGCAAAAATATTCTTCTCAGTAGAGGTCTTTGGGGTTTGAAGGAGTACTTCATACTGCTTCTCCAATTGCGCGGCAATGTTCTCGGGATTCAGAATATCGCCTGTACCGCAGACCTGCGCGCTGGTCGCGTGCGGCTTACCGGCAGGATCAAGGAAATTGAGCTTTGTAAAGCAGACCTGAACTTGAATGTCGGTAGCCGGTATCGCAGGACTGCCAGAGAGGGTGATGCGAAGATTTCTGGGCGTGAACGGATCCCTGCTGACACTGGAAACCGCTGTTATCGGCGTATTGCTGGGCGCGGATTTAATTTGGACATTCGGAGAATTGAGATCCTCCGGATGTCTCCTATCCAGCCGATCCGAGAATCTGACGTCAATGTATTTTTGGGCGGGAAAATTCGTGAAGCTTACGTTGGCGATCTTATACTCTTCGGTCGGCGCTTGCGCGTAGGCGGATGAATGAATGAGGCAAAACAAGACCGAGCACATTACGAGAAAGCGCGAACGATATGGCATCGTTATCTCCTTTTGAGAAGTCTCCCGGGCACAAGCTGTTTGATCGGCCCGTTACTGCAAGATCGATTCTGCCGGTTTGGTGACGATAGCCCTGCGAGGCGAGCATGCGTGCCTATTGGCAAAAGCGAGTACCTAAGACCTGTCTTCTCCTCGCATCTGGGTTCGCCCGCCGAGCTAATCGAAATACCTCAGCCCTTCATTTCACCGAGTTATTGAGCAACGCCAGCCTGACAAACTCTGCGACCTGTTCGATCACCTGATTGGAGTTCTCGGGAATTCTATTTATGTCGGACTCAATCTCATTCAACAGTTTCACCAATTCCGCCTTGAATACGGCCATCTGGTCATCATCTATCCCGACTCCATTGTCGTTGAACGTACGGTCAAACAGGTCATCGGGATCCACTGTGACTGGATCCGTTTGTGTATCAACTGTAACCAGATCGCTTGTTCGCGCGATAGCCAGAGCGACTTCAAGCCTTCCGTCTTCGATTGCCATCAGGTCTCCTCCTGATCCCTTTTACGGCTTCGTTTCAGCTATTAACAACCAGTGTTCCATGGGTGAGAACAGAACAGACGAGACCAAGCCCTGTCCTGTTGTTAGAACTACTACAAACTCAGGCGGCGAGTGTAGGTTGTTTTGACTTACATTGTCAACAACTTTCTCGCGGCTCGTTGAAAGACTCGAACGGACTCCGAACCTCGGGGTTGCGCTCTTAAGTTTTGCCAAAGCGGAGATGAAAAGCCTGGCCGTCTATGTTCTGCGTACAGGTCAACCGGAGTCCCCAACTAGAATGGTTCAAGCAACCAAAGTGTTTCAGCCGATCCTGAAAACGATCCACGAGCGTGTAGAGGGAAGGAAAGATCAAAGGATTCTCGCGGAGAGGATGAGCAGAATCAGAGGAACTCAGCGGAAATCGACATCGGAGAGCCTGGTCAAACACTCACCTCATAAGTAGCGCGCGTGGATGGCGTTTCCCAAACTCGAACCTTGTAGACTCTCACCCGCTCGTCGCTAATCTCCTCGGCGACTTTGTGAAGGATGAAGCCGGCCAGATGCTCGCTGGAAGGGTTCATCTCAAGGTCAAACGGCTGAAGCCCGTTGAGGTTTTGATGATCGAGATACTTCATCACGCGACGCGTTGCGGCTTTGACCTCCTTGAAGTCAACCGGCATGCCAACTTGATCAATGTGCTCGCCGCGTACGTAGACTTCGACCTTCCAGTTATGGCCGTGCATGTTTTCGCACTTGCCACGGTAGCCCCGCAGCGCATGAGCGGCTGAGAATTCTTATTCGATCATCACTTCGTACATTGACTGAATTAAGGCCTAGATCACAACTTGCAGGTTCACGCGCCACCAAAATTAGAAGGATTGATTAGTGAGTGATCGAAGCTCTAACGCCAGCTTCCTGGCTATGTTCTTCCAATCATAGCGCCACCTGGCTATTTCTCGCAGCGTAGCCTTGTGCTTATCCCCGAGCGATAAAGCAGCCGTCGCTTTTGTCGCGATGTCGGCAACGGTTTGATTCTCGTCGGCGTTCAGCTTCATCAACTGCGAATCCTCAACGGGCATGCTGTCGGCGATTGAATCAATGCTCGCCGCCATTCCCGCGAAGTATGTGCCTAGCGGGAAGCTGCCCGATGCTAGTGCTTCGAGAAAAACCAGCGGCCCGGCTTCTGCTACCACCGACGGAAAGATCGCGACATCGCAGCAAGGGAAGAGATAACGAAGCTCGCGATGGGTCAGGTAGCCTGTGAAGATTACTCTGTCGGCGGACAATCGGCGCGCTTCTTCAAAGTACTTATCAAGCTCTCCGCGCTCATCAAGCTGATCGTAAAAGCGCCGAGCTTCGGTGAAAGGCTTCGGCGCGGAGCCCTCCAACGCGCTGCCCCACTCGACGATTTTTTCGACAAGCGATAGCTCCCCGTTTCGCAATGCCCAAACGAAAGCTTCTAGTGCTTCGCGAAGCGGGCCGTGCCCGACCGCGATCAATCTTGCGTTAGGATGTTTGCTCAAAACCAAAGGCAACGCGGCTACAATAGATTGCAATCCCTTGCTGCCTATTAATCGTCCGACAAACAGGATTATTCTGTCATTAGCCCAATCAACTGTCGCGAGCTTCGCTTCAAGGTCGGAATCGGGCCGCTTCGAGGTGTAATCGCGCGTCGAGGCGATGGCAGCGTGCAACTCGTCGATACTCATATCGCCGTGAAGGTTTTCAAGCATCTTCCGAGACATTTCCGCCGACTTGCCGCGCGGAAGGCGGGCTATCAGTTCCAGCATCTCTCTGATGTTTCTCTGGCGCCCCTCGCGTGGAATCGGCTCAAACAAGCTGGTGTCCACGCCGAGGTTTAACCCGGTCATTTTTGAACCGATGTCCGGCACTGATGCGAACACTTTGCTCACCCGGCCTCGCATCTCGCGGCCCACAACAAAGACGCGCTTTGCAGCCGTGAACGCCGCGACTGCGAGGCGAAGGAATCGCTCGTCTTTCTTTATTGCGTACTCTATGTCGCTACCGTGAGGCATTATCGCGAAGGGAATCGAAGTCGCCCGGCTCGCGCGCTCGACCGCCACAGACATCAGCACTGCATGGTTCACATGCATCGCGGTTATGTTGTGCGCGATTACTATTTTCATCAACGCTTCGGTGTTGCGATCAAGGTAGTAGTTGATCGCTTCGTCGGGCAGTTCGATCATCGGCACTACTTTTGAGAACTCTTCGTAGTGGTCCCAAACGTAGACCGGCAGCGTGTCTCCTATCTGCGGCTTGTGCATTATGCACCGGCCACTGTAAGGCACGTCGCGCCGAAACATTGTCTCAACGCTTCCGTCGAGGTGATAGCGGTAGCTTTCCGCTATGAAGTCGTACAATGGGGGATGCGGCTCCTGGCAGACGAGGTGAACAATCTCGCCTTCGCGGCAGAGTGCCTGAACGATTAGGCGGGTCCACAGATTGCTGCCCGACCCGTCGAGTAAGTAGCCG harbors:
- a CDS encoding glycosyltransferase translates to MICIIHGYLLDGSGSNLWTRLIVQALCREGEIVHLVCQEPHPPLYDFIAESYRYHLDGSVETMFRRDVPYSGRCIMHKPQIGDTLPVYVWDHYEEFSKVVPMIELPDEAINYYLDRNTEALMKIVIAHNITAMHVNHAVLMSVAVERASRATSIPFAIMPHGSDIEYAIKKDERFLRLAVAAFTAAKRVFVVGREMRGRVSKVFASVPDIGSKMTGLNLGVDTSLFEPIPREGRQRNIREMLELIARLPRGKSAEMSRKMLENLHGDMSIDELHAAIASTRDYTSKRPDSDLEAKLATVDWANDRIILFVGRLIGSKGLQSIVAALPLVLSKHPNARLIAVGHGPLREALEAFVWALRNGELSLVEKIVEWGSALEGSAPKPFTEARRFYDQLDERGELDKYFEEARRLSADRVIFTGYLTHRELRYLFPCCDVAIFPSVVAEAGPLVFLEALASGSFPLGTYFAGMAASIDSIADSMPVEDSQLMKLNADENQTVADIATKATAALSLGDKHKATLREIARWRYDWKNIARKLALELRSLTNQSF